One Aegilops tauschii subsp. strangulata cultivar AL8/78 chromosome 7, Aet v6.0, whole genome shotgun sequence genomic window carries:
- the LOC109771198 gene encoding protein HIGH CHLOROPHYLL FLUORESCENCE PHENOTYPE 244, chloroplastic, producing MAATTWRDGHRLLRIHSPPLLHSLPSPNPKPRASPPRHAKAYAREMATSTSLAAALPSRLTSPGRRAALSWATSCARPHPARAVSSGCRLVVTCNAQAAAPISIGQGTPVRPTSVLVVGATGTLGRQVVRRALDEGYDVRCLVRPRPAPADFLRDWGATVVNADLSKPETIPATLVGVHTVIDCATGRPEEPIRTVDWEGKVALIQCAKAMGIQKYVFYSIHNCDKHPEVPLMEIKYCTERFIQDTGLDYTIIRLCGFMQGLIGQYAVPILEEKSVWGTDAPTRIAYMDTQDVARLTFVALRNEKASKKLLTFAGPRAWTTQEVITLCERLAGQDANVTTVPVAVLRFTRQLTRFFQWTNDVADRLAFSEVLSSDTVFSAPMNETYQLLGVEAKDILTLEKYLQDYFSNILKKLKGLKAQSKQSDIYF from the exons ATGGCCGCGACGACGTGGCGCGACGGGCATCGGCTGCTCCGCATCCACTCTCCACCACTCCTCCATTCCCTTCCCAGCCCAAACCCAAAACCACGGGCATCTCCGCCACGCCACGCCAAAGCCTACGCGCGCGAAATGGCGACGTCGACCAgcctcgccgccgcgctgccCTCGCGGCTCACCTCCCCGGGCCGCCGCGCCGCCCTCTCCTGGGCCACCTCCTGCGCGCGCCCTCACCCAGCCCGTGCCGTCTCATCGGGCTGCAGGCTGGTCGTGACCTGCAACGCGCAGGCGGCGGCCCCCATCAGCATTGGGCAGGGGACGCCCGTCAGGCCGACGAGCGTGCTGGTGGTCGGCGCCACGGGGACCCTGGGACGGCAGGTGGTCAGGAGGGCGCTGGACGAGGGCTACGACGTCAGGTGCCTCGTCAGGCCCCGCCCGGCGCCCGCCGACTTCCTCCGGGACTGGGGCGCCACCGTGGTCAAT GCCGACCTCAGCAAGCCAGAGACGATACCCGCTACCCTTGTTGGCGTTCATACGGTCATTGATTGCGCCACGGGGCGGCCGGAAGAGCCCATTCGAACG GTAGACTGGGAAGGAAAGGTTGCTCTAATCCAGTGTGCTAAGGCCATGGGGATTCAGAAGTATGTCTTCTACTCCATTCACAACTGCGACAAGCATCCTGAGGTCCCCTTGATGGAGATCAAGTATTGTACAGAGAGGTTTATTCAGGACACAGGTCTGGATTACACCATCATCCGATTGTGCGGTTTCATGCAG GGCCTAATTGGGCAATATGCGGTGCCTATACTAGAAGAGAAGTCAGTTTGGGGAACTGATGCTCCGACTCGGATTGCATACATGGACACCCAG GACGTCGCTCGCCTGACATTTGTTGCTTTGCGCAATGAGAAGGCCAGCAAAAAACTCCTAACATTTGCTGGACCACGTGCTTGGACAACTCAGGAG GTTATTACATTATGTGAGAGACTGGCTGGGCAAGATGCCAATGTAACTACTGTCCCTGTTGCAGTCTTGAGATTTACTCGTCAATTAACACGGTTCTTCCAGTGGACAAACGATGTGGCTGATAGGCTGGCATTTTCAGAG GTGCTCTCCAGCGACACTGTTTTCTCAGCTCCAATGAATGAGACATACCAGCTTCTTGGGGTGGAGGCAAAGGATATCCTCACCTTAGAGAAATATTTACAAGATTATTTCTCCAACATATTAAAGAAATTGAAGGGTCTCAAGGCACAGTCCAAGCAAAGTGACATATACTTTTAA